DNA from Penaeus vannamei isolate JL-2024 chromosome 3, ASM4276789v1, whole genome shotgun sequence:
tactcctttttttttctcttatcttttatttatttacttcttgaCCTTTAGGCAActaaacataaatatgtgtatatatatgtatacatacatacatacatacatacatatatatatatatatatatatatatatatatatatatatatatatttatatatatatatatatatatatatatatatatatatatatatatatatatatatatatatatatatatatatatatatatatatatatatatatgaacagtccTAGCGCCGCTGTGAACATGAAAGAGCATTTGGCGATATTACGGTCAATGCATAAGGAGAGATCAGCTCAACGATATGACTGTGATGTAATCTCGTCATCATTAATAAGTATTTATAGGATTAGACTGTATTTGATCTTGATGAATGACTACATTTGTAGGCGATGCCTTTCACTACATTTAAAAGCAAATGCCGCATAATATTTTGGTTCCATGAGATGAAAGTATTTTATCACGCTATCAGCCGTCTACTGATGAACGTTTcatatgtaatctctctctctcgctggatacacacacacacagacacacacacacacacacacacacacacacacacacacatatatatatatatatatatatgtgtgtgtgtgtgtgtgtgtgtgtgtgtgtgtgtgtttgtatgagtatgtgtgcattTTAAGTGAAGCATCCGTCACCAATTCTGCACGAAACGTTCCCCTGTCGCTGCTTCTTGCCGATACTCCAAAATTCCCCGTTCGGCGCTGGCCGGGTCAACAAAGCGTGCATGGAAGGCGAGCAGCGATGAGATACAAAGCTCCGCCATTGATGCACCGCCGGATTCAGAAATTTGGCTGCTGCAGAATTTTTCACTCGGATCTGTAAGGTATTGCCTCTTCAAGACAGACAAGGGAAGACAAAGCAAACAAAGCGAACAGGCAAAGCAAAGTTTGCTTTCACTTATGTTCTCATGTAAGGGAAGCAAaatcgaaggagaaaaaaatagggtcactttacaaatagatagatatgattatatgtaagtgtgtgtatgtgatacgtgtgtaagtgcatgtatatatatccatatcaataAATCTGGCTCTGGTTGATTTGATGTTTACAGAATCTATGTCCTGCCTTTCCTACGTACACCTTTATCGCAACCACCGTTAACATCTACTAAGAGATCTTTTGTCCTGTTTTGTGCAGAGAGCAAATGGATGAAAACGCCAATGTTAGTGTTAGCTTCTTTACAGAGAACACTGAAGGCACAGACCTTTTCAAGTATAGTTTCTAGATCCGGTAGCTGGTCATTTCGCTCCTCTTCCATTGTGAACTGTAGGATAGAGTGGACAACGTTCAGCCTTCAAAAGAGGTTTGTGTCCGGGCCTATAGGTACCACTTTGAGAATGTCGTCGAAACACCGAATTTGTTTACGAACTGTCTTGATATTTGTCAAGAACAGATGGTTAAAGCACGATAATAGGGTTAAACACCACGGGTCTCTTAATTCACTCATATTTTtgtcctctgaattcgaacgagTCAAACATTAGAcagaggcgaaggagaaagactTAGTATCCAATTGATCATGGAATCTCGCCTTCGTCCATTTCTGACATGGTCGTCTTGAACAGCTGTTTCCAACCGTTGGACGACGATTCCGTTGTTTAAAATATTGCTAAATATTTACCAGTGTTCATATTTAAGATAGCCATGCCCtcaagaatatgtatatgtatatatatatatatatatatatatatatatatatgtataatatatatatatatatataaatatatatatatgtataatatatatatatatatatatactatatatatatatatatatatataaatatatatatatatgtataattatatatatatatatatatatatatacatatatatacatatatatatatatatatatatatatatatatatatacacatatatacatacatatatatatatataaatatatatatatttatatatatatatatatatatatatatatatatatatatatatatatatatatatatatatatatatatatatatatatatatatatatatatatatatatacatatatatatatatatatatatatatatatatatatatatatatgtatgtatatatatatatatatatatatatatatatatatatatatatacatatatatatatatatatatatatatatatatatatatatatatatacatacatatatatatgtgtgtgtgtgtgtgtgtgtgtgtgtgtgtgtgtgtgtgagtgtgtgtgtgtgtgtgtgtgtgtgtgtgtgtgtgtgcgtgtgtgtgtgtgtgatgcatacatatatatatatatatatatatatatatatatatatatatatatatatatatatatatatatatatatgtatatatatatatatatatatatatatatatatatatatatatatatatatatatatatatatatatatatatatatatataaacactctatatatgaatgaataatatatatgatgcatatatatatatatatatatatatatatatatatatatatatatatatatatatatagatagatagatagatagatagatagatagatagatagatatagatatatatacatatttatttatttatttatttatttatatttatatatctatgaatattgtTACATAAGCTTTAGCCTGTGAACAGTGACACACTTTGGCAAAGGACAGGGAGGTAacagtatgaatatatgcatgagcTCATTTCGTATCTCATTTCGTCTATTTCATTCATCTATACTTCATGTCACTCCACAATTCCAGTTATGTATGTAATtcatgttcttgtttgttttctagtATATATATCACTTCATGAGTTATCCAAAGGTCATGTTGCATAATCATTTTAAGGATGTAATGGAGAAGCAGTGAGTCATTATGCCTCTTAACACTAAATTTACATTAATCACATGTTCAGTAATTAACCATCACCACATCGTCAAAGTACCTAGgtcaatcaccatcattaacacacCAATATATGATACACCGAAAAACAGACCaaagatatatgtgtgcacacaatGAAGTATATAAAAAGACAAGATTTGTAAATACGCGAACCACAACCAGCTCATTCCGACCACCGACCAACGCTCGCCATTTCGTTCCCTCAGACGTCCAAGTAAGTTGTGCGCTCCTCCCCCGTTGTTCACCATACAATGAAGGGTCGAACCAAGTGTTATGAACCATGATTGTGAATCTAAGCATACGCAATTCGGACAACAGTCTCCATAAGGATACATTTTGTAAAATGAAAATCCATTAGCGGGTGAGGAGacagaatatacacacacacacaatggtcaGGAAGCAGGTGCGGTTATTATCGTCTTCAGCattatggctatatatatatatatatatatatatatatatatatatatatatatatatatatatatatatatatatatatgtgtgtgtgtgtgtgtgtctgtgtgtgtgtgtgtgtgtgtgtgtgtgtgtgtgtgtgtgtgtgtgtgtgtgtgtgtgtgtgtatgtgagtgtgtgtgtatgtgtgaatatgtatatgtatatgtatatatatgtatatatatacatatatatatatatatatatatatatatatatatatatatatatatatatatatatatatatatatatatatatatatatatatatatatatatatatatatatatatatatatatatatatatatatatatatatatataaatgctatgtatttgctcttatatatataatcatatatatatttatatgtaattatatatatatatatatatatatatatatatatatatatatatatatatatatatatatatatatatatatatatatatatatatatatatatatatatatatatatatataaatatatatatgaatatatatatatatatatatatatatatatatatatatatatatatatatatatatatatatatatatatatatatatatatatatatatatatatatatatatatatatatatatatatatatatatatatatatatatatatatatatatatatatatatatatatatatatgtatgtatatatatatatttatatatatatatatgtatatatatatatatatatatatatatatatatatatatatatatatatatatatatatatatatatatatatatatatatatatatatatatatatatatatatatatgtaatatgtatatgctatgtatttgctcttatgtatgtatttatgacgaggatataatcaaaaccggtcaaatacacttcttgtattgtgaagatatccattcgcattcataccttttttacatttgtcaatatgaatacagtttatatatatatatatatatatatatatatatatatatatatatatatatatatatatatatatatatataatatatatatataatatatatatatatatatatatatatatatatatatatatatatatatatatatatatatttatatatatgtgtgtgtgtgtgtgtgaatgcggaTTTATAGTTGTGAATGTGTTGTATCTGCGTCATCTATGAATCTGCTGCACTTGCAGCACTGAGAGGCTATGCAAGTACCTGCATGCATGAGTGTGCGCTTGTTTATgtgcgccccccaccccccctcacagcTGGTTCCAATCGTTTAAGGAGAATATTCTAAAATCTAAATGAATATGCATCAGTCTATTTTGCAAGTTGAAATTAGTGTCCCTAAACTTTCTTGGTTACTGCGGTTTATACTGAATAATTCTGCGAGGGATAAGGTAAAACTACGAATTACCATGAATTACGAAGCTCTGAAGGACTGGATGCGCGTGGGGTAGCATTCAGGGGAAGGAAAGTTACGGTGCGACAGAGATTTAGATCAGTCGAGGAAAATAGATGATGAATTGGGGAGGACAagcgtgtgggagagagagagagagagagagagagagagagagagagagagggagagagggagagacggagagagaacgagagagggagagagagagagagagagagtgacagagagcgagagaagagagagggggatgggagaaagagagaaaataaacaaacatacatacagagaaaaaatatCCTCAAAATATAACAGTAAGCACAGATATCACCGATTGAATTCTGTGCACATATATCTCGAAAAGTCGCTAAGAGCGTCTTAATGGTAAACATGAACCATACTCATTGtgacaaaaatagaaaaggcaAAAATAAAGAATTTCTAGAATCTTTTGCATTGTATTTgatcagatatatacatagttgATTCAGTGAACATTTtcacaaaatatataatgaaatcaaATCAACCGCtgcgaataaataaaaagaatgatatgttgcataaataaacacaattagatcccccccccaaaaaaaaaagtcttttttttttttccttgttaatTCACCTAATCTTTTATCAACGTCCCTTAAGGATTTTTGCTTCACACCTTATCACCGGGTTGAATCGAGTTATGAGGCTTTTCTGAGAGTTTCTTTTCTAATTATACCTTGATGATTCACCAAAGTGGTTCTATTGTAAGTTAAAGGGGCGGTATTCTGTTGGAATGGGTCGAGAAGCCGAGGTGAGAGATCATTAAAATCTAGTTATGtgccttttattttattcctttttttattttactttattttatttcattttatttactatCCGGAGGATGGAGGGCAGGAAAgtgtagaagaggaagaataaggtgCGTGAGATAGGAAATGGAAATATGGatggaaagaataggagaaaggatgtaaatgggaaaaaaagCGTATCTAGCAATAAAGTTCATAGACATTTTACAGggtaatatataataatggagCTTCAACGAATATCagttataagaaaataaatgtattaaaGTTGACAtggttacaaaaaaaaacaacaacattactgctgttatgaaaGCTAGATATTTGATATGAaggatatgttcatatatatatatatacatatgtatatatatatatatatatatgtatgtatatatatatatgtatatatatatatatatatatatatatatatatatatatatatatatatatatatatatatatatatatatatgtgtgtgtgtatatgtatatatatatatatatatatatatatatatatatatatatatgtgtgtgtgtatatgtatatatatatatatatatatatatatacatacatatatgtatatatatatatatatatatatatatatatatatatatatatatatatatatatatgtacttatgtatgtatacatatatagatatccacacacacacacacacactcacacacacacacacacacacacacacacacacacacacacacacacacacacacacacacacacacacacatatatatatatatatatatatatatatatatatatatgtgtgtgtgtgtgtgtgtgtgtgtgtgtgtgtgtgtgtgtgtgtgtgtgtgtgtgtatgtatatatatatatatatatatatatatatatatatatatatatgtatatatatatatatatatatatatatatatatatatatatatatatatatatatgtgtgtgtgtgtgtgtgtgtgtgtgtgtgtgtgtgtgtgtgtgtgtgtgtgtgtgtgtgtatatatatgtatatatatatatatatatatatatatatatatatatatatatatatatatatatatatatatatgtgtgtgtgtgtgtgtatgtgtgtgtgtgtgtgggtgtgtgtgtgtgtgtgtgtgtgtgtctgtgtgtgtctgtgtgtgtgtatatatatatatatatatatatatatatatatatatatatatatatatatatatatatatatatatatatatgtatatgaatatatatatatatatatatatatatatatatatatatatatatatatatatatatatatatatatatatatatatatatatatatatatatatatatatatatatatatatatatatatatatatatatatatatatatatatatatatatatatatatatatatatatatatgcatatatatatatgcatatacatatatatataaaggtatatatatatatatatatatgtatatttatatatatatatataaatatatatataaatatatatatatatataaatatacatatataaatatatataaatatatatatatatatatatatatatatatatatatatatatatatatatatgcatatatgcatatatatatatatatatatatatatatatatatatatatatatatatatatatatatatatatatatatttatatgtatatatatatttatatatatatatatatatatatatatatgtatatatatatatctatttatgtacatatatatatatatatatatatatatatatatatatatatatatatatatatgtgtgtgtgtgtgtgtgtgtgtgtgtgatatctatctatatatctgtctctctatgtatgtatatatatatatatatatatatatatatatatatatatatatatatatatatatatatatatatatttgtgtatatatatatatgtatctctctctatatatatattgaatatacatatgtataaacacacacacacacacacacacacacacacacacacacacatcatcatcatcatcattatcaatccttttcatcattatttctattactattatcattatatatattattagtagtagtatcactgacattaccaatatcattataaatattattatcaatatcattatcattattaccattacctttatcattattagcatcatcatttttattagtaggagtcctaccattaccattactctaattatgatgatgatgattattattactattattatgattatcattattattaatagtagtattatcattatcactattattattaatgttatcattgtttttaatgctgtcatcatcatcatctctactgcttttatcattatcattatcattttatcactattattggtaGTAATGCTGCTATTAATACCATCACCaatatcaacgttattatcaaaattataatattgctATGATCACTAACACAATTCaaattctaatcatcattattaccattatcattgactCCAATCATAAGATGAACCATCACAATGATATTGAGCATCACCACCAGTGTTCCAACTACTCGTATTGCCGCCGACGCTGCACTTGTACTGTGCTGTGTATGTTGTTAAACAAGACCCATTTTATGTACACATGACTCCTCTATGCAttgcctccttcccttactcctcgcAGCTGTGCTCTCAGAATACAATATCCTCTGATGTCTCGTTGTTCCCACAGGTGCACGAGCGTGAAGGGCGGCTGGTGATCCTGAAGGGGGTCGAGGTCGGTGCCACAGATGTATATCGGTGCGAGATGGTGGCAGAGGGGCCCCCATTCCACACTCTGCAACGCTCTGCTAACATGACTGTCGTGGGTAAGGGACTTTATTaactgtgtgtttgttgtggagGGTTTGGGTCCGAGATAGACTGAGactaaggcgagagagagagaaggggggggtggagagagagagagagagagagagagagagagagagaaagagagagagagagagagagagagagagagagagagagagagagagagagagaaagggagacggagagagcgagcgagtgagcgagaaagcgagagagcgagcgagagagcgagagagcgagcgagtgagcgagagagcgcgcgagaaagagagagagaagagagagagagagggagagagagatagcagagcaGAATGGGAGTGTACAGTTACAAAATAACGAACTCCGCATTTATTAGGTCGGCATCAAAAAGAACATGTTTCTCCACCCAACTGTGCcttatctgtctcttcctttgtctttgaACCGTCGACGAATCCAATTAGGCGTTTACCGGAGCaatggaaggaaatagagaagaaaaagagacgctCATTGGTAGTGTCTTCCCATATCACGAACCTCCGCCTACTTGTtttgtcactctctccctctccctccctccctccctctacccccctctcactctgtctctctctctctctcttctgtctctttctctctctgtctgtttgtctctctctgtctctctctctctctctcctgtctctctctctctgtctgtctgtctctctctctctctccctccccccctctctctcttctcgttttttagGAGCAGAGCTGACCCTACGAAGAGAGAGATCCAcgtgttccttcttttttcttttagatattgAAATTGCTACATTtgactttttaaatttttcttttactAGGTATATAcacttctttctctatatatacatatatgtattcttatgaTGGGAAAATAACATACCTTTTCTTATAAGCATATTACGTATGAAATGGAACATACCTTGAAAATCTAGTCAAACGCGTAATTACAGTTCTACTCTGGGCAACCACAGGTAATAATCCTCCCGATGACTCACAGCAAAAGCCTTAGCGGTactcgagaaagaaaaaaaggaaaaatcgagAAGCGAAACAAAGGTAATAAACTATGGACGCGACGTGACCGGCCTCACATGTCATACACAGACGTCGCTCGCAACTTTTTCACAGCAATTACAAAACTTCCCCTGACACACTGACAACCACCGGCCACCCAAGATTGTGGAAAAGTGAACCTCACATCTCGACTCCTTGTGAAGTATGCTGGCGATGTAGAAACTTTGCCGCGGCGAGTGTAGAGGCAGACAATATCATGGCTAATAAATTGTTGCTTTGGACACTCGCGCCGCTAGTGGAGTGTgcggtgattgtgtgtgtggctgagtaGCTAATAACGCGACTTCATATATTAAGGtcttttgtgattgttattattctgattatgtgTATACAGAAgtagaacataaaaaaataacttgGCTCATATGCTTTATATGAAAAACATCATTAGTTAtcatcttgtgtgtatgtgtatgtgtgtgtgtttgtgtgtgtgtatgtgtgtatgtttgtgtgtgtgtatgggtgcttgACTTTATGAGTGTGGTCACATATGACGAGAAATTGAATGATTTCATAGAACAAGATTATCTGATGTTTGGTAGGCATCTCATTAGTATAGAGTTGTTCCCATTTAATTTTGCTTATCACATATTTCTTGTGAAGCTTACGTAGTCGAAgcatcaagtgtttttttttttttttttttttttttttttttttttttttttttttgtgaacggGTGTATCGTCTATAATAAGTAGAGGAACAGTATTTTCTTTGCATATCATCATATGATATTCAACAAACCCGAGATTTCCTCTGTATAATCATCACAAACATGTGAACACATGCCAAGAAACAtacgctatacatatatatatatatatatatatatatatatatatatatatatatatatatgtgtgtgtgtgtgtgtgtgtgtgtgtgtgtgtgtgtgtatgtgggtgcatatatattcctacacacacacacacacacacacacacacatacacacacacacacacacacacacacacacacacacatatatatatatatatatatatatatatatatatatatatatatatatatatatatatatatgtatatatatatatatatatatatataggcatatatgtatacatattcatatatatatatatatatatatatatatatatatatatatatgtgtgtgtgtgtgtgtatgtgtgtgtgtgtgtgtgtgtgtgtgtgtgtgtgtatgcagtacatatacttatacatacatatatatatatatatatatatatatatatatatatatatatatatatatatatacatatatatacatacacacacacacacacacacacacacacacacacacacacacacacacacatatatatatatatatatatatatatttatatatacgcacacacacacacacacacacgcgcgcgcgcgcgcacacacacacacacacacacacacacacacacacacacacacacacacacacacacgcacacatatatgtatatatgcatatatatttatatatacacatacgcacttatatattcatgcacacatgtacatatacatatatatatacatacatttatatatttgtgtgtgcaccaTACTGAACTTATGTAAATTTAAGATCTAAGCATTTGATCTGTTTGCCCCGTTTTGCCACCTTGTTTTAACACGgctgctctcctcttctcttgggCCGTCCTCCTTCCCCGCCGGCCGCGCCGCAGTGGTACCCGACGGGCCCCCTGTCATCACAGGCAGCCAGGAGTACTACCACCTGCACGACCGAGTCACCCTCAACTGCACTGCGCCCCTCGCCCAGCCCGGAGTCACGCTCATGTGGTACCTCAACGACAGGGAGGTAAGGGCCGCTTTGATTCCTTTATTGAATTCTGCAATGTTTGCGTAATCCCCAAGATTATTCAACACCATTAGTGTTCCATGAGAAATGGCAATCTATTTattagagatgaaaaaaaaaaatcttgaaggcTTATCTTCTGAATTCTGAACTCCCGGCCAGGCGCTACCGGAGAGCGTGCGGATAGTGGACCGCGAGACGAACCCTGCAGGACTCGAGCGCATCACGACGCGCCTGAGCCTGCACTTGGCCCCGAGCCACATCCAGAACGCCGCCATGACCATCAGGTGCGTGGCCAGCCTGGCCAACCTGTACCTGGAGTCAGCGCAGGTCATCATCAGGGAGCCCTCCAACACGTGGCTTGCCACGAGCAATTTGTACCACACTTCAGGTCAGTGTTTGGGCTTGTTCCTTGCTTCTCATCCGTGACATTGtaacaaaaacattgataaaaaatCGGATTAGACGtttaatattttccttcttgttacGCTCTTCTTATGTTGAACTTCACTTGCTCCTTATTTCCCTGATGTTAAAGAGAGATCAACAGTTATTGTCATTTTAAAACAAGGTGAAACTATCCCCGCTCTCCATTATTACCTTGTCCGTCCTTTAAATCAAGTGGCGTATCATACCCGAAAtgacatgtatataagtataatcaTACCATACTCACATAATTTCTTGTTAACAAAATCCCTTAATGACATGGCATTTCTACATTTCCAAGTCCATCTATGGTTTCCTTATGCAGCCTTGCAAATTTACCGTACCTCGCCTTAGTAATATCTTGAGGATCTAGtttgagaaaaatatacataacgAAACTGGAATAGATTATTCCCACTTTTATACATCCTTATACAGTTTCCTTAATGTTTGTTGTATCATGCAGCGAGTTATTCATTCCGCATTTACCCTCTGTTTACAGGTGCAGAGATGCCAAGGTCAAACAACTTGCTAATGTCCCTCTATAGCGTCGTTTTGCTGATCGTGCTTCTCCTCCGCATGTAGTTAGCGCTGCTTTGTCGTGTTGCTAGCACCTCTGAGAGCCATGCAAGGGCTCAAAGGCCACACAGCAAGAGGTACCACTAAGTCACCTACGGCGTAGGACACTCATCGTATCAGCACATGCGACACGTTCTCTACAGGCACGGAGCACAAGCTACCACCATCAACTTTTTTGAAGGCCCAAGCAAGGGCACGGAGGAGAGGCAGTGGCACATCCTCTGCTGTCAGCAGGTGTAAATCTCATCGATGACTGACACACACGAAGCAGAAGTCTTCCCACGTTCCTTTATTTTGAGACACAGCTTCTGCTACTGGATCC
Protein-coding regions in this window:
- the LOC138866233 gene encoding uncharacterized protein, with translation MEAPACLLLTILPVCWAGTDYQEANYATWVQVRKFVVPQYVALGENVSLHCDYEVQEHARLYSLKWYKGNSQFYQYIPSKKTPHAAFSVQGINMEQVVHEREGRLVILKGVEVGATDVYRCEMVAEGPPFHTLQRSANMTVVVVPDGPPVITGSQEYYHLHDRVTLNCTAPLAQPGVTLMWYLNDREALPESVRIVDRETNPAGLERITTRLSLHLAPSHIQNAAMTIRCVASLANLYLESAQVIIREPSNTWLATSNLYHTSGAEMPRSNNLLMSLYSVVLLIVLLLRM